A window of the Lactuca sativa cultivar Salinas chromosome 7, Lsat_Salinas_v11, whole genome shotgun sequence genome harbors these coding sequences:
- the LOC128127010 gene encoding uncharacterized protein LOC128127010, whose protein sequence is MFSSITYMKAYKFRLAPMNGSNLWPATDYTPPLLPVRRTMLGRSGTKRKRDATETPNQSTKKSKTTTQTQNKGKEQVKVSKAGKKQKCSLCKIKGHNKRACTLTRPPKTKANRKTKQGVAEAINEDDEGNQSNAVNDGGAVNNGGEAVNEVHVQQDYDEVELTPLEFDSSANGEPSQVHV, encoded by the exons ATGTTTAGTAGCATCACTTACATGAAGGCATACAAGTTTAGGTTAGCACCTATGAATGGAAGTAATTTGTGGCCTGCAACTGATTACACCCCACCTTTACTTCCTGTTCGTAGAACTATGCTTGGGAGATCTGGAACTAAAAGGAAAAGGGATGCAACAGAAACCCCAAACCAGTCAACTAAAAAATCAAAGACAACTACCCAAACACAAAACAAAGGTAAGGAGCAGGTGAAGGTATCCAAGGCTGGGAAAAAACAAAAATGTAGCCTTTGTAAGATTAAAGGACACAACAAAAGAGCTTGTACTTTAACAAGGCCTCCTAAAACCAAAGCTAATAGAAAAACAAAACAG GGTGTAGCTGAAGCGattaatgaggatgatgaaggTAATCAATCTAATGCAGTCAATGATGGAGGAGCAGTAAATAATGGTGGAGAAGCAGTCAATGAGGTGCATGTTCAACAAGACTATGATGAGGTGGAACTcactcctttggagtttgattcaTCAGCTAATGGAGAACCTAGTCAGGTTCATGTGTAA